The sequence CGCGGTCGACATGTTCGAGACCAAGGATGACCTGATGGTGCGCGCGGAGCTGCCCGGGATGAACGAAAAGGATGTGGAGCTCTCCATCACGGGTGATGTCCTGAGTCTCAGGGGCGAGCGCGGCGCGGCCGCGGACGGCCAGGAGAGCGTCCACCGCAGCGAGCGCTGGTACGGCAAGTTCGAGCGCAGCTTGACCCTCCCGATTCCGATCCAGGCCGACAAGGTGAAGGCGACGTATCGGGACGGTGTGCTCACGATCCAGCTACCCAAGGCTGAAGAGGTCAAGCCACGGACGATTAAGATCGACATGGCCTGATCTGACAGCAACCGGAGGAGGGGGACTCGAGCGTCCCTCTCCTCCGCTGGCATAGACGCAAAGCTCGACCAAGACACATACAGAAGAGGAGATGGACAACATGGCGAAGGTGATCGGCATCGATCTGGGGACGACGAACTCGGTCGTGGCCGTCGTGGAGGGCGGAGATCCCACCGTCATTCCCAATCAGGAAGGAAGCCGACTGACCCCGTCGGTGGCGGCCTTCACGAAGGAGGGAGAGACCCTCGTCGGGCAGGTGGCCAAGCGGCAGGCTATCACCAACCCCGACAACACCGTCTTCTCTATCAAGCGCTTCATGGGGAGGCGCTACGACGAGGTCCTGCAGGAGATCAAGCTCGTGCCCTACAAGGTCGTCAAGGCCGGTAGCGGCGACGCGCGGGTCGAGGTCCGGGGCAAGGTCTACTCGCCGCAGGAGATCTCGGCGCTGATCCTCCGGAAGCTCAAGGAGGCCGCGGAGGCATATCTGGGCGAGAAGGTGACCCAGGCCGTGATCACGGTGCCGGCGTACTTCAACGACAGCCAGCGCCAGGCTACCAAAGAGGCGGGCACCATCGCCGGCCTCGAGGTCCTGCGCATCGTCAACGAGCCCACCGCGGCGGCCCTCGCCTACGGGCTCGACAAGAAGAAGGACGAGACGATCGCGGTGTACGACCTCGGCGGCGGAACCTTCGACATCTCGATTCTCGAGATTGGCGAGGGCGTGGTCGAGGTGAAGGCGACCAACGGCGACACGCATCTCGGTGGTGACGACTTCGACCAGCGAGTGATGGACTGGATCGCCGACGAGTTCAAGCGCGAGAACGGCATCGACCTGCGGAAGGACCGGATGGCGCTCCAGCGGCTGAAGGAGGCCGCCGAGAAGGCCAAGTGCGAGCTGTCGACCACGGTGCAGACGGAGATCAACCTGCCGTTCATCACCGCGGATGCGACGGGCCCCAAGCACCTTGTGCTCGCCCTCACCCGGGCCAAGCTCGAGTCGCTGGTGGCGGACCTCATCGAACGCAGCATGGTCCCCTGCCGGGAAGCGATGCGCCAGGCCGGCGTGTCGAACGCCGACATCGACGAGGTCATCCTGGTCGGTGGCCAGACGCGGATGCCGAAGGTGCAGGACGAGGTGAAGAAGCTCTTCGGGAAGGAGCCCAATAAGACCGTCAACCCCGACGAGGTGGTGGCGGTGGGCGCGGCGGTGCAGGCGGCGGTTCTCACCGGCGAGGTGAAGGATCTGCTCTTGCTGGACGTGACGCCGCTCTCGCTCGGTATCGAGACGCTCGGCGGGGTGATGACGCGCCTGATCGAGGCGAACACCACGATTCCGACCAAGAAGAGCGAGGTGTTCACGACGGCTTCCGACAGCCAGCCGTCGGTCGAGGTGCACGTGGTGCAGGGAGAGCGGCCGCTCGCGCGGGACAACCGTACGCTGGGCCGGTTTCACCTGGACGGGCTTCCGCCGGCGCCGCGAGGCGTCCCGCAGATCGAGGTGACGTTCGACATCGACGCCAACGGCATCGTGAATGTGTCCGCGAAGGACAAGGCCACGGGCAAGCAGCAGAACATCACGATCACGGCGTCGTCGACCCTGACCAAGGATGACATCGAGCGGATGAAGCGCGAGGCGGAGGCCAATGCGGTCGAGGATGCCAAGCGCCGCGAGGAGATCGAGGTCCGGAATCACGCGGACTCGCTGGTCTACTCCACTGAGCGAACCCTCCGTGAGCACGGCGACAAGGTGTCGGCTGAGGAGAAGGCCGCCGTCGAAGCGGCGCTCACCGATGCGCGCGAGGCGTTGAAGGGCAGCGATCTCGACCGGATCAAGCAGACGCAGGACGCGCTGACCAAGGCTTCCCACAAGCTGGCCGAAGCGATGTACCGCGCCCAGGCGGCGGGTGCCGCGGCGCCCGGCGCGGAGGGCCCCACCGGGCCCGGCGAAGCCGGCGCCACCGCCGACCAGTCGAAGGGTGACGTGATCGACGCTGAGTTCAAAGACCTCGGCGGCGAGACCAACAAGAAGTAAGAGGAACCAAGCGCTAGGGGCTATCCGCCTCCCGGGGCGGGTAGCCCCTGGCTGAGACGACGCTATGGCCAGGGACTTCTACGCAGTGCTGGGCATCGGGTCGGCCGCCACCGCGGTGCAGATCCGACGTGCCTACCAGCGGCTGGCGCGACGCTACTCGCCCGACGTGAATCTGTGGGACCGCGAGGCGCAGGCCCTGTTCGAGGAGATCCAGGCGGCCTACCGGGTCCTGGGCGATCCGTCGGCGCGAGTGCTCTACGACCATCAGGGCCGCGCGGCCGATCGTCCGGCCGCGGATTCCGGCCCTCGCCGCGCCGGGCGCCGCCGCGGTGACGATCTCCACACGCCGGTCGAGCTGACCTTCGAGCAGGCCGCGGCGGGTCTCACCGCAGAGCTGGTCGTGGAGCGCCTGTCGGCCTGTCAGGCTTGCGCCGCTCGCGGCACCCAGCCCGGCGCCGAGCCAGTCCGATGCGCGCACTGCGACGGGAACGGCACCGTCTGGACGGAAGGCACGCCGCGGCCGACCGAGTGTCCGGCCTGCGAGGGCGAGGGCGAGCGTGTGACCGCGCCGTGCTCGGCGTGCCGCGGCCGCGGCGTCGCTCCCCTGCGCACCAACCTCCGCGTGGCGATTCCAGCGGGCATGGACACGGGTTCGCAGATCCGCCTGTCCGGCGAGGGCCATGCCGGGCCGTTCGGTGGCCCGCGCGGGGACCTCGTCGTGATCACACGCGTGCACGAGGATCCCGTGTTCACGCGCAAGGGCGACAACCTCCACGCGGAGGTGTCCGTGACGATCGTCGAGGCGATGCTGGGGGCGCGGATCCCGGTCCGGGCGCTGGGCGGGGACGTTGACCTGGTGCTGCCGCCTGGGACGCAGAGCGGCCAGGTCCTCAGGATCCGCGGGCGCGGCATGCCGCGTCTGGCGTCGGAGGGTCGGGGCGATCTCTACGTGACCGTGGCGGTCGAGATACCGCGTGGCCTGGATGCCAGGACGCAGGAGCTCGTGCGCGACCTCGGGCGTCTCTTGCCGGGGCCCGCGACATCCGAGAGAAGGACGGCCCGCGCATGACCGACAACAAGACGAAGCCGCTCTACATGATCGGGGTGGTGGGCGAGATGCTGAAGCTGCATCCGCAGACGCTCCGGATGTACGAGAAGAAGGGTCTCATCCGCCCGAGCCGGACGGAGGGGAAGACGCGGATGTACTCCGCGGAGGACGTCGAGGAGATCGCGCGCCTGGTCCGGTTGACCCGCGACCTCGGGGTGAATCTGGCCGGCGTCGAGATCATCCTAAAGATGAGGCGTCGGATGCTGGACATGCAGGCTCAGATGGAGGAGCTCCTCGGCTACGTGCGGGACGACGTGGCCCAGAAGCCCGACTCCCCGAGCCGAGGGACCGGCGAGGCGCTCGTACGCGCCGCGTCCCGGCAGCTCTCGCCCGTCGAGATGTTCTGAGAGAAAGGACAACGCAACCATGGCGAGCCAGATCGAGAACAAGGAGTTCCCGGGTGGCGGACTGCGCGCCGACGGCGGCGTGACCGTGCCCGAGGTGCTGTCGATTCTGCCGCTTCGAGATACCGTGCTGTTCCCGCAGGCGATACTCCCTCTGGCGGCAGGCCGTGAGGCGTCCGTGCGTCTGATCGACGACGCAGTCCGCAACGGACGCCTCATCGGTGTGTTCGGGCAGCGCGACCCCTCCCAGGAGGACCCGCAGGAGGCGGACCTCCACCGCGTGGGGACGCTCGCGACCATTCACAAGATGGCGAAGCAGCCGGACGGGACTGTCCGGGTGGTGGTGCAGGGGCTCGCGCGCGTCCACATCGTCGAGATGACGCAGCGCCGCCCGTTCCTCCAGGCCCGGGTCGAGCAGGTGGCCGACGTCGCACCAGCCGCCGGCGACCTCGAGACCGAGGCGCTCGAGCGCAATGCCACCACGCTATTCCACCAGGTGGTAGAGCTCTCGCCGTTCCTGCCCGACGAGCTGGCCGGCGTGGTGCACAACGTGATGGGGGCAGGGGCGATCGCGGACGCCATCGCGGCGTCGCTGCCTTCGCTCAAGACCCAGCTCAAGCAGGAGCTGCTCGAGACGGAGTCGGTCAAGGTGCGGCTCGCACGGCTAGTCGCCGCTCTCACCAAGGAAGTGGAAGTGCTCGAGCTCGGCTCCAAGATCCAGTCGCAGGTGGAGTCCGAGGTGGGCAAGGGGCAGCGCGAATACTACCTGCGCGAGCAGCTCAAGGCCATCCAGAAGGAGCTCGGCGAGAGCGACGAGCGGGGCCAGGAGTCCGCCGACCTCCGCGCGAAGATCGAGGCGGCGGGCATGTCGGAGGAGGCCAAGCGCGAGGCCCTGCGCGAGCTAGACCGGCTCGCCAAGATGCCGCCGGCGGCTGCCGAGTACACCGTGGCGCGCACGTACCTGGAGTGGCTCATCGCGCTGCCGTGGGCCAAGCAGACCGAGGACAATCTGGACCTCGCCAAGGCGCGGGAGATCCTCGACGCCGATCACTGGGGCCTACGCAAGGTGAAGGACCGCATTCTCGAGTACCTCGCGGTGAAGAGCATGCGGCCGGCGGGCAAGGACCCGATCCTCTGCTTCGTGGGCCCTCCGGGCGTGGGCAAGACCTCGCTCGGCAAGTCCATCGCGCGGGCGCTCGGGCGGAAGTTCCACCGCATCTCTCTGGGCGGCATGCGGGACGAGGCGGAGATCCGCGGTCACCGGCGCACCTACATCGGCGCCCTGCCCGGCCAGATCATCCAGGGACTCCGCCGAGCGGAGTCGAAGAACCCCGTGTTCATGCTGGACGAGATCGACAAGCTCGGCATGGACTTCCGTGGTGACCCCGCGGCGGCGCTCCTCGAGGTGCTCGACCCCGAGCAGAACTCGGCGTTCCGGGATCACTACATCGACGTGCCGTTCGATCTGTCGCGGGCGCTCTTCATCACGACCGCGAACGTGCTCGACACCGTGCCCGCGCCCCTGCGGGACCGGATGGAGATCATCGAGCTGGCCGGCTACACCGAGGAGGAGAAGGTGCACATCGCGAATCAGCACCTGATCCCCAAGCAGGCGGCCGATCACGGGCTGACCTTGGGTGGGGATCTGCGCTGGACGGATGCGGCGCTCTGCCATCTCGCGCGCGGCTACACGCGCGAGGCCGGGCTCCGCAGCCTCGAACGCGAGATTGCGGCGATTTCCCGGAAGATCGCGAAGCGCCGGGTCGAGGGCGCGCGCGAGACCGTTGAGGTAACGCCGGCCCTGGTGAGCGAGCTGCTCGGAGCGCCGCGCTTCGTGCCGGAGGAGCTCGAGGAGCGGACGCGTGTGCCCGGCGTGGCGGTGGGGCTGGCGTGGACGCCGGCGGGCGGCGACATCCTGTTCGTCGAGGCTACCCGGATGAAGGGGGCGAAGACGCTCTCCCTCACGGGCCAGCTCGGTGACGTCATGAAGGAGTCCGTGCAGACTGCGCTTTCGTGGGTCCGCTCGCACGCGGGGGAGCTCGGGGTGCGTCCAGACTTCTGGGAACATTCCGACATCCACGTGCACGTGCCCGCGGGCGCGATTCCGAAGGACGGCCCGTCCGCCGGCGTGACCATGGTGACGGCACTGGTCTCCCTCCTGAGCCGGCGGCCTGTCAAGGCCGAGCTCGCCATGACCGGCGAGGTCACGCTCTCGGGGCGGGTGCTGCCCGTGGGCGGCATCAAGGAGAAGGTGCTGGCAGCCCGGCGTGCGGGGGTGAAGACCGTGATACTGCCGAGCCGGAACGAGAAGAATCTCCTCGAGGACGTGCCGGCCGAGGCCCGCGACGGCATGACTTTCCACCTGGTGGAGTCGGTGGAGCAGGTGCTCCCGCTGGCCCTGGAGGAGTTCCCCCAGGCCAGCGCGCCTGTCTTGAGCGAGCTCGTCGGATCGAGCAACTGAGGCCCTTGCCGTCCCGGGTCGGGGGGATCCCGCGTCGGGCGTGACACAACCGTCCCGGCCGTCACGTAAGTGGCGGTCGGGATTTCGCTTTCCGGCGAGCCTTGCCCTAGTCGCCGCCCGCCGCTTATCCTCGAAGTATCGTGTACAAGGCCACTTTCGCGGGTGTTCTCTTGCTCGCTGCGACCGGGGCGCCGGTCGAGGGCCACGCCGCGTCCTTTCGCCTGACCGACGACGAGGGCGTGACCCACTTCACCAATGCGCCGACCGACCCTCGCTATCGGTCGATGCCGGGGATGTCGGGCACGGGTGCCGGCTGGCTCCGTCTGCCCCCCAGCGTCCAGGCGCGCTTCACGGAGGAGATCAAGGCCATCGCCGCCCGGCATGGAGTGAGCGCCAGCCTGGTGGAATCACTGATTCGGGTGGAGTCGGCCTTCAATCCGAGCGCGATCTCGCCCAAGGGTGCCCAGGGCCTCATGCAGCTCATGCCCCAGACCGCCTCGTCGCTCGGAGTCCGGAACGCCTTCGACCCCAAGCAGAACATCGAGGGCGGTGTGCGCCACCTGCGCTACCTGATCGACCGATACCCCGGCAACCTTCAGCTGGCCGTTGCCGCCTACAACGCAGGCGAAGGCGCCGTGGATCGCTATCGGGGAATCCCGCCCTATGCGGAGACCCAGGAGTACGTCCGCCGGGTGTTGCAGCTGAGCGGCGGGGGCGGTGGACAGGTGATCTACCGCATCGAGGATTCGGCCTCCGGCACCGTGACGTACACGAACGTGCCGCCGACCCGCACCTTCCGCGTCCGCTGACCCCCTAATCGTCCCGTCTCAGCTCGCCCGCCGATCCAGCGTCCGGTACTGCACCGCCTCCGACACGTGCTCCGCCGTGATCTCCTCGCTGCCCTCGAGATCCGCGATCGTACGCGCCACGCGCACGATGCGGTGATAGGCGCGGGCTGAGAGCCCGAGGCAGGCGACGGCGCGCGCCAGCAAGCGCGCGGCATCCGGCGGCAGCGCGCACCAGCGTCGGAGCAGGCGCGCCCCGATCCGTGTGTTCACCCGGATGCCCGTGCCCTCGAAGCGGGCGGCCTGGCGGGCCCGCGCCGCCATCACCCGCGCGCGGATGCTCGCTGAGCATTCGCCCGATGGCTCCCCAGTCAAATCAGCGATGTCCACCGCGGGCAGCTCGAGGTGGAGGTCGATGCGGTCCAGGAGAGGGCCGGACAGGCGCCCCATGTAGTGCTCGCGCTCGGCCGGCGTGCACACGCATTGCTCCATGGACCGGCAGGCGCGGCGGCAGGGATTGGCGGCCGCGACGAGCTGGAAGCGAGCGGGGAACGCGGCGCTGCCGGCAGCGCGCGTGATCGTGACTTCGCCCTCTTCCAGAGGCTGGCGCAGGGACTCGAGCGCCCGCCGCGAGAATTCTGGGATCTCGTCGAGGAAGAGCACGCCGAGGTGGGCCAGGCTGACCTCGCCGGGATGGAGCCGGCCGCCGCCACCGATCAGCGCCGTCTCCGAGACCGTGTGGTGGGGCGCGCGGAACGGCCGCGCGCTCACGAGCCCGCGTCCCGAGGGCAGGAGCCCCGCCGCGCTCCAGATCGCGGACACTTCGATGGCCTCCTCGAGTGACGGTGGCGGCAGGATGGTGGGCAACCGACGCGAGAGCATGGTCTTCCCCGCGCCGGGCGGCCCGAGCATCAGCACGTTGTGCGCGCCGGCGGCTGCAACCTCGAGCGCCCGCTTGGCGTGCGCCTGACCGCGCACCTCGGCGAAGTCGATCCCGTCCGGCAGCTCGCCGGGCGCTACGAGCGATGGCGCAGCCTCGGGGATCGCCCGTTCGCCCTGCAGGTACTCGATGGTCTGACGGAGCGTGGCCAGGGGGATCACCTTGAGGCCCGCGATGGCCGCGCTCTCCGCGGCATTGGCCTCGGGCACGAGGAGGCGCGAGACGCCGTCGCGCCGGCACTGCAGCGCCATCGGCAGCGCACCGCGCACCGGGCAGACGGCGCCGTCCAGGGAGAGCTCGCCTACCACCGCGAAGCCCTCGACCTGCTCGGGCTTCAGTGGGCCCTCGGCGGCGAGGATGCCTAGCGCCATCGGCAGGTCGAACGCCGGGCCCTCCTTGCGGATGTCCGCGGGCGCCAGGCCCACCGTGATGCGCTCGATGGGAAAGTTGTAGCCGGAGTTCTTGATGGCGGCGCGGATCCGGTCGCGGCTCTCGCGCACGCTCGAGTCGGGGAGGCCGACCGTCGCGAAGCTGGGCAGGCCGTTCACCACGTCGACCTCGACCCAGACGCCGACGGCATGGATGCCGTGGAGCCCGACGGAGCGCACGCGCGCGATCACGCGCCGAGTGTGGGCGGGCGCGCCCGGACGGTCAATGCGTCGAAACGGATACAGCCCGCGGGGCGGCGAGCTCAGCTATTCAGGCGCCGCTTCAGGAACCCCAGCAGGCCCTGGGGCATGAAGATCATCATCGCGGTGAAGATGATGCCCACGGGGATGAGGTAATACTCCGTGAAGTAGCGAGAGAAGCCCTCGCGCAGGAGAAGAAAGAAGGCGGCCCCCGCAACGGGGCCGACCAGGGTCCCCATGCCGCCCATCACGTTGAAGATCACGACCTCGCCGGACACCGTGAAGAACACGAAGTCGGGCGCGGCGAACTTGTTCTGGAGCGCGTAGAGGACGCCGGCCAGGCCCGCAAAGAGGCCGGAGAGCATCACCGCCACGATCTTGTAGCGCTCCACGGCGTAGCCGATGGCGCGGGTCCGGGGCTCGTTCTCCTTGATCGACTGCAGCACCTTGCCGAAGGGAGACTGGGTGATGCGCCGGAGCACGAGGAACGAGATCGTGACCACGGCGAGCACGAACCAGTGCAGCGTGGTCGCGGTGAAGGGCAGGGAGCCCAGGCCGAGGAAGCTCAACGCGGGCTGCCGGAAGGTGAGGCCGTTCTCTCCGCCCGTCACTTCGGTCCACGTGAAGATGATGACGTAGAAGATCTGGGAGAACACCAGCGTGGTGATCGAGAAGTAGATTTCACGCAAGCGCGTGGCGAAGAAGGCCACGAAGGCGGCGACGCCCGCTGCCGCGGCCAGGCCGTAGAGGAGCGTGATCCAGAGATTTGGCGGCTTCGTGGTGAGGAGCGCCGCCGCCGCGCCGTACATGCCCAGGCCGAAGAACGCCGAGTGGCCGAAGGACACCATGCCGGTGTAGCCGATGAGGATGTCGGACGACATGGCGAGGAGGCCCCAGATCAGGATCTCGGTGGCGAAGCGCGCCCAGAAGGGCGGCAGCACGAGCGGCGCCATGAAGAGCAGGCCAACCGCGATCACGAAGCCGGCCCAGTAGGCGAGATCCGGCCGGCGGTTCATTTGGGTGTCGGCACGAAGAGCCCGGTCGGACGCACGAGGAGCGTGAGGATCAGCGCCACGAACGACACGATCACCGCCTGGGCGGGCGATACCACCAGCGAAGCGTAGGCTTCGAGGAGGCTGATGAAGATGGCGGCGAGGATGGAGCCGCCGAGATTGCCCATGCCCCCGACCACCACGACGATGAACGCCCGTAGGGTGAAGTCGAAGCCCATGTTCTGGGTGACGCCGCCCAGCGGCCCGAACAGCACACCGCTGGCCGCCGCCATCGCGGCGCCGATGGCGAACACGCCGGTATGTACGAGCGGAACCGGAATCCCCATCGCCGCCGCCATGACCCGGTCCTGCGTCGTGGCCCGGATCCAGATGCCGTACTTCCCGTACTTGAGGAAGAGGTAGAGCGCCCCGATGATGGCGCCGGACAGGAGCGCGGTCAGGATGCGGTACCAGGGGTATTGCAGATAGAAGAGCGGGAACTGCCCCGACACCGGCTCCACGATCTGGCGCGCCGACGGCCCCCACTGCCAGATCGCGTATTTCTGAAGCACGAGCGAGATACCGAACGTCGCGAGGATCGTGGTGAGGGGATCGCGCCCGATGAGCGGCCGCAGCGTCGTCACCTGGAGCAGCGCGCCGAACACCGCGATGGTCACCGCCGCGATGAGCAGGCCCAGCCAGAAGTTGCCGGTGGTCGCCACCGTGGTCGCGCCCACGAACGCGCCCAGCATCACGAGGTCGCCGTGGGCGAAGTTTACGACGTCCATGATCCCGAAGATCAGCGTGAGGCCGGAGGCCACCAGGGCCAGCACCATGCCGTTCACGAGGCCGGTGACGGTCTGGATCAGGATCTGGTCGAGGGGAATGGCCACGGGCTACACCCCCAGGTATTGCCGGATCACGGCGTGGTTGGCCCGCAGCTCAGCGGACGATGCATGGTGCTGCACCGCCCCCTTTTCCATGATGTAGCAGCGGGTGGTGGCTTCGAGGGTGAGGGGGACGTTCTGCTCGACGAGGAGGATGGCCACGCCGTCGCCGCCCAGGCGGTGCACGATGTCCTTGATCTGCGAGACCATCCGCGGCATGAGCCCTTCCGTGGGCTCGTCGAGCAGGATGATCTTGGGCTCGAGCATCATGGCCCGGGCGATCGCCAGCATCTGCTGTTCACCGCCGGAGAGCGTGCCCGCCGCCTGGGCGCGCCGCTCGGCGAGCACGGGGAAGTAGGCATAGACCTTCTCGAGCAGCGCCTGCTTGCGCGGCTCGGTGACGCCCGGCCGGTCGAGCCCGGTGCGAAGGTTCTCCAGCACCGTGAGCAGGCGAAACACCCGCCGGTCCTCAGGCACCCACGCAATCCCCATGTGGGCGAGCTTGTAGGGCGGCAGTCCCGCCACGTCCTTGTCCTCGAAGACCACGCGGCCGGCGGCGGGACGCACGATGCCGGCGATGGTCTTCATGGTCGTGCTCTTGCCCACGCCGTTCCGGCCGAGCAGGCCCACCACCTCCCCCGCCTGCACCTCGAGGGAGACGCCGTGCAGGATGTGGCTCTTGCCGTAGTAGGTCTGGATGTCCTCGAGACGGAGCAGCATCAGCTCTTGAGGTAGACCTCTTGCACCCGCGGGTTGTCCTGGATCTGAGCCGGCGTGCCCTCGGCGAGCACCTCGCCGTAGTGCAGCACGGTGATGGCGCCGGCCAGGCCCATGACGACCTCCATATCGTGCTCCACGATCACGATCGTGAGGTCGTGAGCGATGCGGCGGATCAACTCCACGCTCGATTCAGTTTCCGCCACGCTCATGCCCGCGGT comes from Candidatus Methylomirabilota bacterium and encodes:
- a CDS encoding Hsp20/alpha crystallin family protein, translating into MFDGFFGGSVAGLDRVWAPAVDMFETKDDLMVRAELPGMNEKDVELSITGDVLSLRGERGAAADGQESVHRSERWYGKFERSLTLPIPIQADKVKATYRDGVLTIQLPKAEEVKPRTIKIDMA
- the lon gene encoding endopeptidase La, whose amino-acid sequence is MASQIENKEFPGGGLRADGGVTVPEVLSILPLRDTVLFPQAILPLAAGREASVRLIDDAVRNGRLIGVFGQRDPSQEDPQEADLHRVGTLATIHKMAKQPDGTVRVVVQGLARVHIVEMTQRRPFLQARVEQVADVAPAAGDLETEALERNATTLFHQVVELSPFLPDELAGVVHNVMGAGAIADAIAASLPSLKTQLKQELLETESVKVRLARLVAALTKEVEVLELGSKIQSQVESEVGKGQREYYLREQLKAIQKELGESDERGQESADLRAKIEAAGMSEEAKREALRELDRLAKMPPAAAEYTVARTYLEWLIALPWAKQTEDNLDLAKAREILDADHWGLRKVKDRILEYLAVKSMRPAGKDPILCFVGPPGVGKTSLGKSIARALGRKFHRISLGGMRDEAEIRGHRRTYIGALPGQIIQGLRRAESKNPVFMLDEIDKLGMDFRGDPAAALLEVLDPEQNSAFRDHYIDVPFDLSRALFITTANVLDTVPAPLRDRMEIIELAGYTEEEKVHIANQHLIPKQAADHGLTLGGDLRWTDAALCHLARGYTREAGLRSLEREIAAISRKIAKRRVEGARETVEVTPALVSELLGAPRFVPEELEERTRVPGVAVGLAWTPAGGDILFVEATRMKGAKTLSLTGQLGDVMKESVQTALSWVRSHAGELGVRPDFWEHSDIHVHVPAGAIPKDGPSAGVTMVTALVSLLSRRPVKAELAMTGEVTLSGRVLPVGGIKEKVLAARRAGVKTVILPSRNEKNLLEDVPAEARDGMTFHLVESVEQVLPLALEEFPQASAPVLSELVGSSN
- a CDS encoding MerR family transcriptional regulator, producing MTDNKTKPLYMIGVVGEMLKLHPQTLRMYEKKGLIRPSRTEGKTRMYSAEDVEEIARLVRLTRDLGVNLAGVEIILKMRRRMLDMQAQMEELLGYVRDDVAQKPDSPSRGTGEALVRAASRQLSPVEMF
- a CDS encoding ABC transporter ATP-binding protein translates to MLLRLEDIQTYYGKSHILHGVSLEVQAGEVVGLLGRNGVGKSTTMKTIAGIVRPAAGRVVFEDKDVAGLPPYKLAHMGIAWVPEDRRVFRLLTVLENLRTGLDRPGVTEPRKQALLEKVYAYFPVLAERRAQAAGTLSGGEQQMLAIARAMMLEPKIILLDEPTEGLMPRMVSQIKDIVHRLGGDGVAILLVEQNVPLTLEATTRCYIMEKGAVQHHASSAELRANHAVIRQYLGV
- a CDS encoding YifB family Mg chelatase-like AAA ATPase produces the protein MRSVGLHGIHAVGVWVEVDVVNGLPSFATVGLPDSSVRESRDRIRAAIKNSGYNFPIERITVGLAPADIRKEGPAFDLPMALGILAAEGPLKPEQVEGFAVVGELSLDGAVCPVRGALPMALQCRRDGVSRLLVPEANAAESAAIAGLKVIPLATLRQTIEYLQGERAIPEAAPSLVAPGELPDGIDFAEVRGQAHAKRALEVAAAGAHNVLMLGPPGAGKTMLSRRLPTILPPPSLEEAIEVSAIWSAAGLLPSGRGLVSARPFRAPHHTVSETALIGGGGRLHPGEVSLAHLGVLFLDEIPEFSRRALESLRQPLEEGEVTITRAAGSAAFPARFQLVAAANPCRRACRSMEQCVCTPAEREHYMGRLSGPLLDRIDLHLELPAVDIADLTGEPSGECSASIRARVMAARARQAARFEGTGIRVNTRIGARLLRRWCALPPDAARLLARAVACLGLSARAYHRIVRVARTIADLEGSEEITAEHVSEAVQYRTLDRRAS
- the dnaK gene encoding molecular chaperone DnaK; the encoded protein is MAKVIGIDLGTTNSVVAVVEGGDPTVIPNQEGSRLTPSVAAFTKEGETLVGQVAKRQAITNPDNTVFSIKRFMGRRYDEVLQEIKLVPYKVVKAGSGDARVEVRGKVYSPQEISALILRKLKEAAEAYLGEKVTQAVITVPAYFNDSQRQATKEAGTIAGLEVLRIVNEPTAAALAYGLDKKKDETIAVYDLGGGTFDISILEIGEGVVEVKATNGDTHLGGDDFDQRVMDWIADEFKRENGIDLRKDRMALQRLKEAAEKAKCELSTTVQTEINLPFITADATGPKHLVLALTRAKLESLVADLIERSMVPCREAMRQAGVSNADIDEVILVGGQTRMPKVQDEVKKLFGKEPNKTVNPDEVVAVGAAVQAAVLTGEVKDLLLLDVTPLSLGIETLGGVMTRLIEANTTIPTKKSEVFTTASDSQPSVEVHVVQGERPLARDNRTLGRFHLDGLPPAPRGVPQIEVTFDIDANGIVNVSAKDKATGKQQNITITASSTLTKDDIERMKREAEANAVEDAKRREEIEVRNHADSLVYSTERTLREHGDKVSAEEKAAVEAALTDAREALKGSDLDRIKQTQDALTKASHKLAEAMYRAQAAGAAAPGAEGPTGPGEAGATADQSKGDVIDAEFKDLGGETNKK
- a CDS encoding J domain-containing protein; translation: MARDFYAVLGIGSAATAVQIRRAYQRLARRYSPDVNLWDREAQALFEEIQAAYRVLGDPSARVLYDHQGRAADRPAADSGPRRAGRRRGDDLHTPVELTFEQAAAGLTAELVVERLSACQACAARGTQPGAEPVRCAHCDGNGTVWTEGTPRPTECPACEGEGERVTAPCSACRGRGVAPLRTNLRVAIPAGMDTGSQIRLSGEGHAGPFGGPRGDLVVITRVHEDPVFTRKGDNLHAEVSVTIVEAMLGARIPVRALGGDVDLVLPPGTQSGQVLRIRGRGMPRLASEGRGDLYVTVAVEIPRGLDARTQELVRDLGRLLPGPATSERRTARA
- a CDS encoding branched-chain amino acid ABC transporter permease; translated protein: MNRRPDLAYWAGFVIAVGLLFMAPLVLPPFWARFATEILIWGLLAMSSDILIGYTGMVSFGHSAFFGLGMYGAAAALLTTKPPNLWITLLYGLAAAAGVAAFVAFFATRLREIYFSITTLVFSQIFYVIIFTWTEVTGGENGLTFRQPALSFLGLGSLPFTATTLHWFVLAVVTISFLVLRRITQSPFGKVLQSIKENEPRTRAIGYAVERYKIVAVMLSGLFAGLAGVLYALQNKFAAPDFVFFTVSGEVVIFNVMGGMGTLVGPVAGAAFFLLLREGFSRYFTEYYLIPVGIIFTAMMIFMPQGLLGFLKRRLNS
- a CDS encoding branched-chain amino acid ABC transporter permease — translated: MAIPLDQILIQTVTGLVNGMVLALVASGLTLIFGIMDVVNFAHGDLVMLGAFVGATTVATTGNFWLGLLIAAVTIAVFGALLQVTTLRPLIGRDPLTTILATFGISLVLQKYAIWQWGPSARQIVEPVSGQFPLFYLQYPWYRILTALLSGAIIGALYLFLKYGKYGIWIRATTQDRVMAAAMGIPVPLVHTGVFAIGAAMAAASGVLFGPLGGVTQNMGFDFTLRAFIVVVVGGMGNLGGSILAAIFISLLEAYASLVVSPAQAVIVSFVALILTLLVRPTGLFVPTPK
- a CDS encoding lytic transglycosylase domain-containing protein encodes the protein MYKATFAGVLLLAATGAPVEGHAASFRLTDDEGVTHFTNAPTDPRYRSMPGMSGTGAGWLRLPPSVQARFTEEIKAIAARHGVSASLVESLIRVESAFNPSAISPKGAQGLMQLMPQTASSLGVRNAFDPKQNIEGGVRHLRYLIDRYPGNLQLAVAAYNAGEGAVDRYRGIPPYAETQEYVRRVLQLSGGGGGQVIYRIEDSASGTVTYTNVPPTRTFRVR